The Streptococcus iniae genome contains the following window.
TTGAAAAAGGGTCCAGAACATGAAGAAGAGCAACTGGGTTTGTTAAAAACGTCGTCATTAGATCCATTTGAAAAGGGGGCTTATTAAAATGAGTGGTTTACAATTTTTTTGGTTCTTTCTAATTGGTCTCCTTTTCTCAGGGTTTTTCTTCCTTGAAGGATTCGACTTTGGTGTTGGTATGGCAGTTCAAACGCTTGCTCACAGTGAAGAAGAAAAAGATCAAATCGTATCAACTATTGGCCCAGTTTGGGATGGCAATGAAGTTTGGTTGCTAACGGCTGGTGGTGCAATGTTTGCATCGTTTCCGTATTGGTATGCTTCTCTTTTTAGTGGTTACTACTTGATTTTATTAACCATTTTGTTTGGTTTAATTATTCGTGGCGTTTCTTTTGAATTCAGACACAATGTGCCAAAAGAACAAAAGAACATTTGGAATTGGGCTTTAACCATTGGTTCAGCTATCGTGCCATTCTTCTTTGGGGTGATGTTTGTTAGTCTTGTTCAAGGAATGCCTTTAGATGCGTCAGCTAATATGACAGCAAGTTTCAGTGATTATTTCAATATTTTCTCAATCGTTGGTGGCGTAGCTATGCTACTTCTTGCCTATTTGCACGGCTT
Protein-coding sequences here:
- the cydB gene encoding cytochrome d ubiquinol oxidase subunit II, producing MSGLQFFWFFLIGLLFSGFFFLEGFDFGVGMAVQTLAHSEEEKDQIVSTIGPVWDGNEVWLLTAGGAMFASFPYWYASLFSGYYLILLTILFGLIIRGVSFEFRHNVPKEQKNIWNWALTIGSAIVPFFFGVMFVSLVQGMPLDASANMTASFSDYFNIFSIVGGVAMLLLAYLHGLNYIALKTDGPVRQRANNYAQLLYWVLYLGLAVFALLLLLKTDFFSLHPVVTSLLVVVLVALSVFAHVSVFKGAEMAAFLASGLSLVTVVVLLFQGLFPRVMISSISSKYDLLIANASSTPYTLKIMSIVAISLVPFVLAYTAWAYYIFRKRITLPVIVTGEK